The genomic region GGGTGACCAGCACGGTGGCCGGTGCGTCCGGGTCCGCGGCGAGGTCGGCGAGGCGCGCGACGAGTTCCTCGCGGCCACCCAGGTCCAGGCCCGCGGCGGGTTCGTCGAGGAGCAGCAGTTCGGGGTCGGTCATCATCGACCGCGCGATCAGCACACGCTTGCGCTCCCCCTCGGACAACGTTCCGTAGGTGCGCTCGGCGAGGTGCTCGGCACCGACGCTCTCCAGCATGTCGACGGCCTGCTCGTAGTCGACGTCGTCGTACTGCTCGCGCCAGCGACCCATGACCGCGTAGCCGGCGGAGACCACGACGTCGCGCACCACCTCGCCGTCGGGCACGCGCTGGCTCAGTGCGGAACTGCTGAGGCCGACCCTGGCGCGCAGTTCTGACATGTCGGTCTTGCCGAGCCGCTCACCCAGCACGTAGGCGGTTCCCGACGTGGGGTGCTCCATGGCGGCGGCGATCCGCAGCAGTGACGTCTTGCCCGCGCCGTTGGGACCCACCACAACCCAGCGTTCGTCGAGTTCGACCGCCCAGGTGATGGGTCCGACGAGTGTCTTGCCGCCGCGTCGCAGCGTGACCCTCGCGAAGTCGATCAGCAGGTCTGGGTCGACTGTCTCGGATCCATCGTCTCCTGCCGTGGGCACTCGCTCATCGTAGTCAGGCGCGGTGTGACGATCGCCCACCCACTGGCGGCAAGCCACCTCTTCGGCGTCATATGCAGCACCAGTTGAACCAGCGGGCCGATGCCGAGCGCGTAGATGACGGTGCCGATTCCCACCGTGCCGCCGAGCAGCCAGCCGACGGCCAGAACGGTCGCCTCGATCGTTGTGCGCACCAGACGCACCGACAGTCCGGTCCGCGCGACCAGGCCGGTCATCAGCCCGTCCCTTGGCCCCGGGCCCAGGCCGGCACCGATGTAGAGCGCCGTGCTCACGGCGTTGAGGATGACGGCCCCCAGCATCATCGCGACCCGCACCGCAAGGTTCGATGGTTCGGGCAGGATCGCCAGGCTCGCGTCCACGGTCACAGCGATGACGATGACGTTGGCCACCGTGCCGATGCCCGGCCGGTTGCGCAGCGGGATCCACGCCAACAGGACGACCACGCCGACCGCGGCCGAGGCCACGCCGATGGACATGCCGGTGCGCTCAGCCAGGCCCTGATGGAAGACGTCCCAGGGGTCCAGTCCGAGGCCTGCCCGCACCATCATCGCCATCGAGAGGCCGTAGCCGGTCAAGCCGACCAGCAGGGCCACCCCACGGGCAGCGGCGCGCGTCACGCATGGTCCGGGAAGCGGGCGCGGATCGCGTCGAGGTCGGCACTCATCCGTCGGGCATCGGCGTCGTCGGAGCAGCCGGCCGAACCGGCCATGCGGGGTGTGGTGCGGAAGACCCGGCCCAGTTGCCGAGCCGATCGCGTAACCCGAGAGGTCCAGTTGAGTGCCATGGCTCAATACTGGCTATCGATTTCCTTGCCATCAATAGCCAGTTGAGGCAAACTGGCTGGAATGATCGAGGATCTAGCGGGCCGAAAGCTGGATGTGGACCTCTTGGTTCGGGAGCTGGGAAACTGGCGCACCTCCAATGCCAGCGGCCCGGCCTATCAGGGCCTCTCCAATGGTCTGCGCATGCTGATCGTCGACGGCCAGCTGCCGGTCGGCGCCCAACTTCCCAGCGAGCGTGCCCTGGCCGATGCCCTTCGCGTGTCCCGGACCACCGTCACCGCCGCCTACTCCGAGATGCGCGACGACGGCTACCTCAGCGGCCGCCGGGGGGCGCGCAGCGTCACGGCGTTGCCGATCAGCCGGGGTGGTGCCGTGGTCCCGACGCCGGCGACGGTGACGCTCGCCGCGGCCACCCTCGCCGCGCCCGCGGCCATCGCGGCACAGGCCTTCGCGGAGGCCGCCGAGCAGGTCACGCCGTATCTGCACGATATCGGCATCGAGTTGGCCGGCGTCGCGCCGCTGCGGATCGCGTTGGCCGAAAGATACAGTGCGCGTGGGCTTCCCACCGATCCCGACGAGATCATGGTGACCACCGGCGCCCTGCACGCGATCGGCCTCATCCTGGCCACCTACACCCAGCCCGGCGATCGGGTGCTCGTCGAACAACCCACCTATCACGGCGCGCTGTCCGCCATGGCGACCCGCGGGCTGCGACCGATCCCCGTCGCGGTGACCAGCGACGGCTGGGAGGTCGACGCCATCGACGCCGCCATGCGGCAACTGGCCCCCAATCTGGCCTATTTGATCCCCGACAACCAGAACCCGACCGGACTGACGCTGCCCGTGCCGAGCCGCGAGCATCTGGCCCGCGTCATCGCCGACACGCGAACCCGCACCATCGTTGACGAGACGATCACCGACATGTGGCTCGACGAGGCCGTCCCCGCTCCGTTGGCGGCTTCGATGACCGCCCGGCGCGAGCTGGTGCTGACCGTGGGGTCGATGTCGAAGTCGTTCTGGGGTGGCTTGCGGATCGGCTGGATCCGCGCCGACCGCGCCACGCTGGCCACCATCGCAGCGCAGCGCCCGTCGATCGACATGGGCACGCCCATCTTCGAACAACTCGCCGCGGCAAGGCTTCTCGCCGCCGAGGACGAGGTTCTGCCGGAACGCCGCGACATTCTGCGTCGGCGTCGCGCGCTGCTGTTGTCGATGCTGAACGACCTTCTGCCCGACTGGCAGCCCCTGCCCGGCACAGGCGGCCTGTCGCTGTGGGTGCGGCTGCCCGCGCCGATGAGTTCCGCGCTGTCGGCGGCGGCGTCGCGGATGGGGCTGGAGATTCCGCCGGGTCCACGTTTCGGCGTGGACGGCACGCTGGAGCGGTTCATCCGAGTCCCGTACGCGTTACCCGAACCCCAGCTGACCGAGGCGATCGAACTGCTCGCGCACGCATGGCGTTCGGTCACCGGAAGCGTCGGCACCGACCACGGCGCCGTGGTCGTCTAACCAGCGCTACTCGGGGATGTCGACGCGGCGCAGTGTCCCGTCGGTGGCGTCGGCGGCCTCGATCTCACCGCGCGTCACACCCAGCAGGAACAGCACGGTGTCCAGATACGGGTGACTCAGCGAGGCGTCGGCGACCTCGCGCAGCGCCGGTTTGGCGTTGAACGCGACGCCCAACCCTGCCGCGGCGAGCATGTCGATATCGTTCGCACCATCGCCGACGGCCACGGTCTGCTCCATCGGCACACCAGCCTGCTGCGCGAAATCCCTCAGCGCCTTGGCCTTTCCGGGCCGGTCGATGACCTGTCCGATCACCCGGCCGGTGAGCTTGCCGTCAACGATCTCGAGTTCGTTCGCAGCGACGAAGTCCATCATCAACTCGTGCGCCAGCGGCTCGATCACCTGCCGAAAGCCACCGGAGACGATGCCACAGTGAAAGCCCAGACGGCGCAACGTCCGAATGGTGGTACGCGCGCCGGGGGTCAGCTCAATCTGCTCGGCGACGTCGTCGAGCACTTCAGCGGGCAGGCCCGCGAGTGTCGCCACCCTGCGGTGCAGTGACTCGGCGAAGTCGAGCTCACCGCGCATGGCCGCCTCGGTGACCTCGGCGACCGCGGCCTCCGCACCCACACGGGCGGCCAGCATCTCGATCACCTCGCCCTGGATCAGCGTCGAGTCGACGTCGAACACGATGAGCCGCTTGGCTCGTCGCGACAGGCTGTAGTCCTCGAGTGCGATGTCGACACCCTCGTCGACACCCACCCGTGCCAGTGCGGTCTGCAGCTGGGCGTAGGCGGCTCCGGTCGGCACCGACACGCGCAGTTCCAACCCCGTGACCGGATAGTCGGAGACGCCGCGGATGGTGTCGATGTTGACCCCGAGTGCGGCCACCTCACGGGCGACAACGCCGAACGCCTCGGCGCTGATGGGCCGGCCCAGCACCACGATCGTGTGGGTCGACGGCTCGCGCAGCACGGCGAGGTCGTCACTGCGTTCGATGGTGACGTCCAGGCCGACGCTGTGGATGGCGTTGGTCACCGCGTCGCGCAGTTCTGCGCCACCCGCGATATCAGCTGCGCCAGCGACCAACACGGCCAGCGTGAGGCGTCCCCTGACGACAACCTGTTCGACATTGAGCAGTTCGACGGAATGGCCCGACAGCACCTCAAAGAGTGCTGAGGTCACACCTGGTTGATCGACTCCGGTGACGGTGATCAATACCGACACCTTTGACGTGTTCACCCCTGCGAACCGCCCCGACTGCCCGCTCAGGTGCGAACGTGCTCGTCGTCGAGCCGCGTGACGTCCCCGTCATCGGGCCCGTGCGAGCGACCGACGTGTGCCTCGGCACGCATCCGTTCGACCATGTGCGGGTAGTGCAGCTCGAACGCCGGGCGCTCCGAACGGATCCGGGGCAGCTCGGTGAAGTTGTGCCGCGGCGGCGGGCAGGACGTCGCCCACTCCAGCGAGTTGCCGTAACCCCACGGATCGTCGACGACCACGGGCTCGCCGTAGCGCCAGCTCTTGAACACGTTCCACACGAACGGCAGCGTCGAGACGCCCAGGATGAACGCACCGGCAGTCGAGATCACGTTCAGCGTGGTGAACCCGTCGGTGGGCAGGTAGTCCGCGTAGCGACGCGGCATGCCCTCGTCACCGACCCAGTGCTGCACGAGGAACGTGGTGTGGAAGCCGATGAACGTCAGCCAGAAGTGCAGCTTGCCGAGGCGCTCGTCGAGCAGTCGGCCAGTCATCTTCGGGAACCAGAAGTAGATGCCCGCGTAGGTGGCGAACACGATGGTGCCGAAGAGCACGTAGTGGAAGTGCGCGATGACGAAGTAGCTGTCGGTGACGTGGAAGTCCAGCGGCGGGCTGGCCAGCAGCACACCCGAAAGACCACCCAGCAGGAACGTGATCAGGAAGCCGACCGAGAACAACATGGGTGTCTCGAACGTCAACTGGCCCTTCCACATCGTGCCTATCCAGTTGAAGAACTTGATGCCCGTCGGTACGGCGATCAGGAACGTCATGAAGGAGAAGAACGGCAGCAGCACCGCGCCGGTGGCGTACATGTGGTGCGCCCACACGGCGATCGACAGCGCAGCGATGGCCAGCGTCGCGTAGATCAGCGTGGTGTAGCCGAAGATCGGCTTACGGCTGAACACCGGGAAGATCTCACTGACGATGCCGAAGAACGGCAGCGCGATGATGTACACCTCGGGGTGCCCGAAGAACCAGAACAGGTGTTGCCACAGCAGAACGCCGCCGTTGGCGGGGTCATAGATGTGAGCGCCCAGGTGTCGGTCGGCGGCCAGGCCGAACAGCGCCGCGGTGAGCAGCGGGAAGGCCAGCAGCACCAGGATCGACGTCACCAGGATGTTCCAGGTGAAGATCGGCATCCGGAACATCGTCATACCCGGGGCGCGCATGCAGACACACGTGGTGATCATGTTGACCGCGCCGAGGATGGTGCCGAGACCACCGACCGCCAGGCCCATGATCCACAGGTCACCGCCCGCTCCCGGGGAGTGGATGGCGTCGGTCAGCGGCGAGTAGGCGGTCCAGCCGAAGTCAGCGGCGCCGCCGGGCGTGATGAACCCGCCGAGCGCGATGAGCGCACCGAACAGGAACAGCCAGAACGAGAACGCGTTGAGCCGCGGGAACGCCACGTCGGGCGCGCCGATCTGCAGCGGCAGCACCAGGTTGGCGAAGCCGAACACGATGGGCGTCGCGTAGAACAGCAGCATCACCGTGCCGTGCATGGTGAAGAGCTGGTTGAACTGCTCGTTGGACAGGAACTGCAGCCCCGGCAGGGCGAGTTCGGTGCGCATGAACAGCGCCATCAGTCCGCCGATGAAGAAGAAGATGAAGCAGGCGACGCAGTACATCATGCCGATCACCTTGTGATCGGTCGTCGTCACCAGCTTGTAGATCAGGTTGCCCTTGGGACCCATCCGTGCCGGAAACGGACGCCGTGCCTCGAGTTCTCCGATTGGGGGCGCTTCGGCTACCAACAGATCCTCCAATAAGTTTCGACGGCCCGATGCCGTCGTGCCCAGGGATGCTGGTGTGAATCTTATCCCCCGAACCCCCGCCCGACACCATGGGTCCTACGAACTGTCGTATTTCGTGCCGTCGCGTCGATCGACGACGCCTA from Mycolicibacterium sp. YH-1 harbors:
- a CDS encoding ABC transporter ATP-binding protein, yielding MPTAGDDGSETVDPDLLIDFARVTLRRGGKTLVGPITWAVELDERWVVVGPNGAGKTSLLRIAAAMEHPTSGTAYVLGERLGKTDMSELRARVGLSSSALSQRVPDGEVVRDVVVSAGYAVMGRWREQYDDVDYEQAVDMLESVGAEHLAERTYGTLSEGERKRVLIARSMMTDPELLLLDEPAAGLDLGGREELVARLADLAADPDAPATVLVTHHVEEIPQGFTHCLLLSEGAAVASGLLTDVLTSENLSKAFGQSIALDMIDGRYFARRTRTRAAHRRRA
- a CDS encoding YitT family protein; translation: MTRAAARGVALLVGLTGYGLSMAMMVRAGLGLDPWDVFHQGLAERTGMSIGVASAAVGVVVLLAWIPLRNRPGIGTVANVIVIAVTVDASLAILPEPSNLAVRVAMMLGAVILNAVSTALYIGAGLGPGPRDGLMTGLVARTGLSVRLVRTTIEATVLAVGWLLGGTVGIGTVIYALGIGPLVQLVLHMTPKRWLAASGWAIVTPRLTTMSECPRQETMDPRQSTQTC
- a CDS encoding PLP-dependent aminotransferase family protein, producing MIEDLAGRKLDVDLLVRELGNWRTSNASGPAYQGLSNGLRMLIVDGQLPVGAQLPSERALADALRVSRTTVTAAYSEMRDDGYLSGRRGARSVTALPISRGGAVVPTPATVTLAAATLAAPAAIAAQAFAEAAEQVTPYLHDIGIELAGVAPLRIALAERYSARGLPTDPDEIMVTTGALHAIGLILATYTQPGDRVLVEQPTYHGALSAMATRGLRPIPVAVTSDGWEVDAIDAAMRQLAPNLAYLIPDNQNPTGLTLPVPSREHLARVIADTRTRTIVDETITDMWLDEAVPAPLAASMTARRELVLTVGSMSKSFWGGLRIGWIRADRATLATIAAQRPSIDMGTPIFEQLAAARLLAAEDEVLPERRDILRRRRALLLSMLNDLLPDWQPLPGTGGLSLWVRLPAPMSSALSAAASRMGLEIPPGPRFGVDGTLERFIRVPYALPEPQLTEAIELLAHAWRSVTGSVGTDHGAVVV
- the serB gene encoding phosphoserine phosphatase SerB; this encodes MNTSKVSVLITVTGVDQPGVTSALFEVLSGHSVELLNVEQVVVRGRLTLAVLVAGAADIAGGAELRDAVTNAIHSVGLDVTIERSDDLAVLREPSTHTIVVLGRPISAEAFGVVAREVAALGVNIDTIRGVSDYPVTGLELRVSVPTGAAYAQLQTALARVGVDEGVDIALEDYSLSRRAKRLIVFDVDSTLIQGEVIEMLAARVGAEAAVAEVTEAAMRGELDFAESLHRRVATLAGLPAEVLDDVAEQIELTPGARTTIRTLRRLGFHCGIVSGGFRQVIEPLAHELMMDFVAANELEIVDGKLTGRVIGQVIDRPGKAKALRDFAQQAGVPMEQTVAVGDGANDIDMLAAAGLGVAFNAKPALREVADASLSHPYLDTVLFLLGVTRGEIEAADATDGTLRRVDIPE
- the ctaD gene encoding cytochrome c oxidase subunit I; this translates as MVAEAPPIGELEARRPFPARMGPKGNLIYKLVTTTDHKVIGMMYCVACFIFFFIGGLMALFMRTELALPGLQFLSNEQFNQLFTMHGTVMLLFYATPIVFGFANLVLPLQIGAPDVAFPRLNAFSFWLFLFGALIALGGFITPGGAADFGWTAYSPLTDAIHSPGAGGDLWIMGLAVGGLGTILGAVNMITTCVCMRAPGMTMFRMPIFTWNILVTSILVLLAFPLLTAALFGLAADRHLGAHIYDPANGGVLLWQHLFWFFGHPEVYIIALPFFGIVSEIFPVFSRKPIFGYTTLIYATLAIAALSIAVWAHHMYATGAVLLPFFSFMTFLIAVPTGIKFFNWIGTMWKGQLTFETPMLFSVGFLITFLLGGLSGVLLASPPLDFHVTDSYFVIAHFHYVLFGTIVFATYAGIYFWFPKMTGRLLDERLGKLHFWLTFIGFHTTFLVQHWVGDEGMPRRYADYLPTDGFTTLNVISTAGAFILGVSTLPFVWNVFKSWRYGEPVVVDDPWGYGNSLEWATSCPPPRHNFTELPRIRSERPAFELHYPHMVERMRAEAHVGRSHGPDDGDVTRLDDEHVRT